The genome window cctagttagaaaccctattcttagaaaccctaaaagtagtttgaaactaggggtgtaacgattcatcgatacacatcgattaatcgatataatgctctacgatttgttggcatcgatgctaaacgtaaacatcgatctatatcgcccgtttttgacctcggacattagacgcgactttattttgaaatccagttcattgttgcttgcttcctctttccgggagcagtacgcggcgtgctgtgttgtgagcagagcaggcacgtgaaaggggacccgacaactacgcggctcctgggctggtgctatggctagtgtctgtccaagaagacgaggaaattcgctcccctttgggcttcaagtcattcgtttggaagcactttgtaatttcctaaataaagagtttgcagtaccttgttgattttgcgtatgaattgttataaatcaggatattgttctatatcgatcgtagagcactatatcgtgatgtatcgtgaatgaatcacagcaggctttaagatatcggcaaatatcgtatcgtgtcttgacatgtgaagaaattgacaataaaacagactttgactttgattattattattattattttcattaaataatatattataattttcaTTAATATTGGGCTTTTGACTATCCTTATAAAGCGGTACATGTAATGACGGCAAGCTACCGCGAGATGGCAGTGCCCCCATTCACTTGTATGTAACCCAGCGTAAAATGAACATGGCAATTTTTcctttgtttacttgaatgttttgtttgtccgtggacaaatatatatatatatatatataatatgtaatatgtcttgtcaccgtgggatagtaggaaacgcaatttcgatctctttgtgtgtcttgacatgtgaagaaattgacaataaaacagactttgactttgattattattattttcattaaataatatattataattttaattaatattgGGCTTTTGACTATCCTTAATAAAGCGGTACATGTAATGACGGCAAGCTACCGCGAGATGGCAGTGCCCCCATTCACTTGTATGTAACCCAGTGTAAAATGAACATGTCAATTTTTcctttgtttacttgaatgttttgtttgtccgtggacaaatatatataatatgtaatatgtcttgtcaccgtgggatagtaggaaacgcaatttcgatctctttgtgtgtcttgacatgtgaagaaattgacaataaaacagactttgactttgattattattattttcattaaatattatattataattttaattaatattgGGCTTTTGATTATCCTTAATAAAGCGGTACATGTAATGACGGCAAGCTACCGCGAGATGGCAGTGCCCCCATTCACTTGTATGTAACCCAGCGTAAAATGAACACGTCAATTTTTACTTTTCACCAGACGTCCTCTATGTTCAGTacactaccaaaaaaaaacggccGGATTTCCCCGCCAAAATGGCAGAATGGTTTATAACTTTACCCGGTGTTCGAGAGACAATGGTGCGAGCCCCACACGAAGCAGACTTTGAGCTAAAATTTGCATAGTGTAAGACTTGATCAGTTCTCTCGCGCACAAGGCACAAGCTTTACCTATAACACCATTGAGTGTTCTGTCAATGGTAATTTAGCGTTTTTTCGAGCAAGTTAAAATTTTAACGTACACTACCAAAAATGATCACAAgtagaaagtctcctttgtaatatatcctccttgtagcctgttcccaaaaagaggagtttctttgcatcgaggtttatgcaaagagctcacgtaattatattgttgctttttggtgaagtgaatgagtgttccgtctgtacgactggtctttgaatccaccccgcttcaatggcagaacgcggatgaatttaaagacatcaaatgagaataatcctttataaaaattagaattgactgacgcaaacgtgagttcatgtttttattgaaaacatagtgctgacgccgtacgacatcggtttttcgctttccaaataaggcgtgcgcgctcccgcggcagggggaacaaaatctcacgggggaaccaaataGAGCACAAAACTGGGCTCGCCACGTTTGGAGAGTGGCTCCGTCGCTGCGCTCGAACACCACAGACCCCAGTTAGACTGTTCTAAAACACCAGCTCGTATGCTTGATACATATTagatgaggtaaaaaaaaaaaaatcccgtcATTTACTTCATATGATGTACCGGCACAAAAGTTTGCAGTGCTGAGGACGTTATTTCGAAGCGCCGATGGCCAGGTGGTTGGGCACATTGACTTACATCCGCCGAGCCAAGTCATCCTTCTCCTGCTTGTCCAACGCCGCTTAGCACGCTAGCGCCCCCTGGTGACCCGTCATGACTGCTTTGGTGTACCCTGaaaattgttgcttgcttttcatgtcacaaaaataaaaagtgaatcGGCAACCATGCTATCAATGCACAATAGCAGTAGGGCTTTTCAGCAGGGGCAACACGGGCGGGCACAATCCTGCAATTGAAAGTGGTTGCCTCTGACCGCTTACTGAAGTTTCTTACTTTGCTTTAATGGTGATCATAAAAAAAGGGCTTGAATAAAACGCATAGTAACAGCCGTCTTCTTGTCTGCTTCAGgcagaaacaaaacatccaTACACAAATAATTCATTAGAGGGGGTACTAATTCTAACGGCAGCCCTACTAAGTCaacctcccccccccaccaccatgTGAAAAGTATACAATTTCCTAGGGGGCAGGGCGCTCAGAAATAGTCTCACCCAGGGAGTCATTCAGTGTAGAACCACCACTGCAAACAATTCATCAGTACTTGTATGCTGTCCTTATTAAAGGTCTTTACTTCACATAAGGTACAGAGAgcaaactccagtccttgaAGGCTGCATACTTTACATGTTTCACTTGAAACATGCAGGTCACAGGCTCCAGAGGACCCCAGATGTCACAGGTGACCAATGCGGTACGGTCGTCTGTCACCGCAGCCGGCCGCCGTCAAGCACATGTTGACGGGGCCGCTCTTGGGCGTGGCCCACGCCGGCTGCTGGCACGACGAGCTGTCGGCGCGGTAGCCGTGGGCGCGTGCCTTGCACAGGCCAAAGCGAGCCGCCAGCAGGACCAAGTCGCGGCGGAAAGCACGCGTGAAGAAGGCGTAGAGGAAGGGGTTAGCGCACGAGTTGATGGGGTAGAAGAGCACCAGGAGCAGCTTGGCGTCCGACACGGTGATGAGCGGTCGCTTGAGCGCCGCCGACACAGCGAAGAAGGAGATGGGCGCCATGCACAGGAAGTCGGTGAACACCAGCACGGCCATGCGCTGCGCCACACGGGCGTCGGCGCGGGCCGGCGCGCCAGACGGCTGGCGCACCGCTAGATAGATGCTGAGGTAGCAGGCGCATACGCAGGCGAACGCCGCCATgttgagcagcagcagagacACCACATACACCTGCGACCACACCGACTCCACGTCCATCGGGAGGCAGATGCTCACCTTTGTGTGTGATACGGGTTAGGGATGGCAAAGTTTAGtttcactccaaatcattgtCAGAAGCTTCAGAACAATCTATTGTGTTGGTCTTATTGGACCTCATGAAATGGCCAGTGTGCGTGCATCTGACCTTGCTGTAGCTGCTGACGCCCATCGTGGGCACGGTGGCGGCCAGGCAGGAGAAGATCCACCCGGCCGTCATGACCGCACAGGCGTGCCGAAGGCGGAACTTGCGGTCCAGACGCAGGGCGTACGTGATTGTGTGCCAGCGCTCCAGCGTGATGGCCGTCAGCGTGAAGACCGACAGCTCGCTGGCAAACACCTGACGCAGGCAATAGGAGAATAGAGAGGACAAAAGAAACAATatggaaatatatatattttggggggttttCAACACACACGTGAACTCGTGGCAAATACGCACGGTGAAGAATCCGGCGGCCCCGCATCCCGGGCTCGTCTGCCAGTCGATGGCGTGGTTGTGGTAGTGCCCCCGGGTAAGCGCGTCCATGGCGGCGATGACCAAGAGGTAGACGCCCATGCACAGGTCGGCGAACGCCAGGTGACACATGAGGAAGCGCGGCACTGTCAGTTTGGATGCGCTGCCTGCGTGAGCACACGCGTACATGCGAAGCACATTCTGAGTGTAAATATATCATGTGTAAGATGATCATTGAATCATAagacaaccattttttttttttgccacttgaCTCCCACGGCAGCGAAAAGTGTCACCTAACAAGACCAGCAGCACGAGAATGTTTCCGAGCAGAGCCAGCACGGACACCACCCAGATGAGGGCCCGCAGCGGGACGCCGGTCATGATGTCCTCGCAAGGGTTGAAGTCGTCAGGGGCCGGGCTGCAGGTGGCGTTGTAGTCCTCCAAGCAGTGGTCCCATAAGAAAGCCGGGTGCTCACGGGCCTCCGGCAGCGAGCACAGCGGATCCTTGGAACTAAAAGTAACAGAACCACGTAAATGCAATTTTTTCCATCAGTGCTACTTTAGAAGCACGTCAAATACGTGACAATAGTTTGGAATTAGGACACAAATTCATGCACACCTGTTCCTGTGCACATGGCGGAAGATGCAGCAGTGCGACGGGTAGGTGACGCGGGCCTCCCGCATCCTGCCGAAGGCGCGTTGAGGAGGAAGTTCCTTCAGGCCAAGCGCCGACTCGGCGATCAGACTGTGCAGGTTGCCCAAGATGGCCTGCGGGAGCGAGCTCAGCGCCGTTTGGGAAATGTCGCTACAACGGCAAGCATAGGCGGTATGAACGGACGGCATAGCAAAGCGCATTTGTTTGGGTTCCAATCTATACATTGACTCAAACGAATCACGCTTACAGGGAGACCAACTCACTGGAACCCGCAAAGGCGTTTGGATGGATGTGACTAAGTTGCCGGTTGCCTTTCAGcgacctcacacacacacacacagaaggagAGAAACGTGATTATGATTCAGTTCACATCTCCCAAAATGTGCCATGGTTGTGACTCACAATCTGTGCATCTTTGTGCCGTTGAAGGCGTCTCTCGCCACCGTCCTGATGTCGTTCTTGGTCAGCCGTCTGTCACCaccaaaaaattgaaaaaaacactttttatatttgtgtggCTCAGTTACGCTTAGCGctacaaacacttttttttttagacagacATCATAAAAAGAGGATTCATAATAATATCCCCAATTTGCATTGAACGCTAGCCATGCAAAGTAAGTGTCTCACATTTCTCTGATGGCCCTCGTGCAAACGCCGTTGAAGGCGTTGGCGGGGACCTCCTGCACGCGGATGTTGTCATGCAGGTCGCTAAGCAACACACAAAACGCACATTCAAAGACTCGGGACTGTGCGTGTTGATATACGCCAGTGCTTACAGCAATAAGTCAGCGGCTGACCGCATCTTGGAGAAATCCGGGAAGGTCGTGATGCCCGTGTTGGAGATGATCCTGCAAGTTCAGATATGGACTGATTGAGATCTCGGGTACAGAACATGCGGGTGCCCGTGCCCGATAGAGACTCACAGACGTTGCAGCTTGACAAGGTCCTTGAAGGCATCTCTGTGGATGTACGTCAGATGTTTGGACTTGGCGATGGTCCTGGAAGACGCACAACAGCAAAAGTGACTTTCGCTCACTTCACGGCAACGTCGGCAGCAGAACTCACAGCTCGTTTAGTTCGGGGAGATCCGAGAAAGCAAACGCTCCGATTGACTCCAATGCGCTGTTTTCCGAGATGAAGCTgcaggaaacaaacaaaagcggCATCACCAAGCGTGCCGTTTATTTGGAAAACAAGTCAGCCAGACAGGCTTGGCCTTGCGGTTAGATCCAAAAGTTCTGCGGTAGCCTACGTGGTCTCTCACGGGACTTTGTTGTTTAGACTGGAGCTTTGCGACCAGTCTCTGCCTTTTAGAGCTCCTcatgttccacaggaaagacTAAATACATTTGAGCCAAAGAGATAGTCTCTCACATGCCACTTACACGTCGGCCAGACGAGGAAGGCGGGAGAACGCAAAGTCGGCCACAGTCTTCAAGACGCTGTTGTCAACGATGTTCCTGCGGGTTAGCACAAAAGCTGTGGATTTAGTCGGAATTTTCCAAACAAGGAAGTGGAGGGGTACAAAGTGGTTTTATTTGTGCACGGTGGTTTCCAACTACATTGTCATGAAGACGTGACTGGCACTCACACTTTCCTGAGATTGTGAAGGCCGCTGAAGGCGCCGCCACGGATGGCTCCGATTTGGGTTCGCTTCACCTCCCTGttgacagaaaaacaacaccaaCAGTGattccagtgtgtgtgtgtgtgttttgcaatcAGGGAGGTTCGTCCTTCACGTTTTTCTCCCACACCTGCACAGAGCTGCCTTGACCTTGGAGGGAACACACACATCGCCATCTGGCCAACTTGGAGCaacattttgtgattatgaGCATGCGCGTACGTACAATAATGTTGGCTTGTTCAAATGTTTACTACAAGTATCTTAGCACACATTTTTCCCTCtaaaaaactaacaaaaagaAACGTTTTGTTAAGCCGAACATCATTTTGCAGTTTATGTTTCCTGAACAAAACACTTGGTACACATGTTTCATGTGACACTTTTTGataattacaaaaaattaataaaaaaatctaataatgatgaattaaaatataaattatacacaaatacaaaaacctactttttttttttaaagtcaattGCAAACCAAaggtaaaaaaatgacaatgttaCTGATATAAAAAGTTAAACAATAAGAAAACCAGAAAAAATATTAACATGCAAGGCACAAACGTAAAGAGAAAGTGAAAcactcatgaaaaaaaaagactttaataggaatatgtatatatatattatatagtgtgtgtgtgtactcacAAGCATTGCGTGTCGGCGGAAATGCCACTCGGGATGTCGGAGTCTGACGTGCGGACGCGGTGACACGAGCCCACGGCTCGTTCAGACCAACCCGTCGTCTGGACCTGCACCGCGATGACCACCATTTCcatcaccaccatcatcatcatcaccatcaagAAGGTCATCCCGATCCAATTCTTCCTTGGCGTCATTAACGAAGCGTGGACCTCTAACAAACActagaggaggaggaggcgggatGAGAGACAAGGTTTGCTGTTTGGGGGCGGGCTTTGCTCACGTCTCTCCTTCTTCATCACCAACTTACAAAGCAAGTAGAACCAATAAAACAAGTTTGAAATCACTtttgggccttttttttttttcttggtggaTGCAATTGTTCAAACTTTGTACTTCATCACGGCCCGCCACTGtaaaacagaagaaaacaactttttttttttttctcctcaaggTTGACCAGGCCAAGACAAGAGGGCAGAAGGAAGAGAAAGGCAAAagagtgaaaataaaagccaGTTTGTAGCTTCTCCACCTCGACCAACACATTGTCTCACTtgggtaatattttatttactcattaatcttcaaaactattttttttccataataaATTTCCACTTTTAATGTTCATCAAAGAACCgtaacaataaaaatcaacGCAAAATACTGTAGAAAAAGTGTACACATGTAGAAAATCATAGCATGGTCGATGGGACAGGCTACGGCGGACGCTCAGGTTGGAGAAGGCCGAGAAGGGAAAACCTTCTGGCGAGAACAGGaagtggaggggggggaaaagaaagatGGCAGATCAGAGTCAGGGGTCATcgcacactcacgcacactcACGCATTGTGTTCTGCCAGCATGCATCGAACTGGAAAAGTGGCGTTGTGGCACCCACACCCGAGAAGAGGCACAGCAGTAGGTTGACTTACAAGTGCGCCAACTTGAATGCTTTTGGGATTTGTGGCCTTGCCTTGACATGCGACTGTGCTTTTCAGCCGCTAGATGGCGACAGCAACATCAGTTCAGTTGCTCACTCTTGGGTTTTGTGCTcacactttttgtatttttttttgttgctaccCACGGGTGCTGAAAAGAAGAGTGGACAGTTTAGACAATTTGCAAATGTAAATCatggaagcttttttttttttttactaaaatgCACTACAATTCTTTGTgggtctttgttttttttgtttttttagtgggCTGGAATTTCCATTGGATTGATTTGAGCATGAATTAAATTTGCAAttcaaggtaccactgtacaTCATGTTCAGGGTTGGGGTCGGGGGGGTgagcaaaaattaaaaacgaacaaaaatgacaaaaaggagGTTAGAGCCAATGCGTCAACCCAAGTTTTGTCCACAGGCTCCATGGAGGACATTTTGTCTCTTCCGCGATTGTATTTGTAAGATGGTGGCACTGTCTCCTCCGCCTGTTTGCGGTACAAATCCACAATTTCACGTGCAAGGACAAACAACTCCTCAGAGAGTCAGAACTTccgtcatcttcatcatcctcgCTGTGGTCTTCTTTTGAAGAAAGTGCAGGTCCTCATACAGTATGTTACGTGTGTAGGTAGCATGTAAAGTCTCCCGGGGGGAAAAACTCGCCGCACATTTTCTGTCCCACACAAAGCATCCGGCGGCTTTTGGCCTCACCCTGATTTCCCGTCCCGTCGCTCGTGTGCTTGTTCCTTTTGTTCTTGTTGATGGGAAGATACTTGAAGGGGCtggcatgatttttttttttggtgctccCACACACTTTCTCCGGTATGTGCTTCATGCCCGtaaagggaaaaaatgtcCATTGTTGACTTTTGAAGGAATCCAGTAGGAGCAGAACTTAAAAGGGTCGCAATCAGTCCCAGAAATACTGCGCGAGGCTGACTTGGATAACGCAAGCAACGCTCATCCCCATGATTGGGCCAAATTTGAGcacctttcctctcttttcattccaAATCAGCGTTGGGCAGATTATCAGACGAAGGATTAGAGGGATTATCTGCTGCTTGGAAAATTGTAAATGTTAAACCTGTTCAATATTTACGATCACAATTCCACATGCGCGTGTAAATTACGGGCGGATTAGAAGgaatttttcccttttttccccaaaaggTGTGAATAATTACGCATCTGGCTGGCGATAAGTCCCGGCCGGGTGTGCCCCGACTTTTCTCTCCCGGGCTCTGCTTTTGTGCCGTCATGTCTGCGGAGCATCTGGAATGGTATGCAAGGGTTCAGAAAAGGGGTCCGGTCCCGAGGCTCTGcgctttttcttcattttgtccCTTCAAAGCAGTCCGCGGACGTCTTTGTGCTTGAATGTGTGCGTTGTtgccgtgtgtgtgagtgtgtgtgttgggaagAATATACCTATTTATGTACATTGAGCCTTTAGTTGAGTTTTTTtgggaatatatatatagtgtgtatatatatatgtatataaaggTTAGACGTAGTACTCcttgtctttgttcttctTGTTCTTGGAGATCTTGGTGATGCCGAGCGGCTTGTCCTTGGTGCTGCCGTTGGGCTGCGTGGCCGAGTTGCTGATGTAGTTGCGGCTCTCGTCCACGTGGTACGAGCCCTCGTCGCGGTTGCGGTACTTGTACATGGCGTAGAGCAGGATGAGGATGCAcagggccgccgccgccacgatGCCCACCACCATGCCCGTGGTGCTGCTGCTCTCGCGCACCACCTCCGACGGGCCGGGGAACACCTTCACCtccgggaggggggggcgtgCTGGCGAGTGGGGGGGAAATGGACACGTCAAACACAGTCGTACGCTCATTCGTTCCAATTGTTCAAGTGCAGCTTTACAGACGCCACGTCCGCTCCGCAGAGCTGCCAATCGGTGTTAACAAATGATCTGGCAGGACCGCAGCACGACTACAAAATGAGCCGCCGCCGGCGCCACCGCGTGCCAGCGCATTAAAGGCCAAATAATCTGCATGCAAATCCTCTCTGGGTGAAAACGACAGGAAAGGAAAGCGGAGAAAAGACGACAGGAGGCGCGAGAACGGGATACACCAACAAGAAGCGAGGCGGGTGGGTGGGCGGGCGAGCTGTTAGGTAACGCCTGCGGGCACAAACTAGCAAAAGCAGCCTGTGAATTATTCATGGTGGCaacagaaaagaagaaaaaaggagaGAGTGAAACAGCGGACATGTGCGTGGCGATGGGAGTGGCCTTCTCGGTTGCCGTCTCACCTGAGCTTGGGTCACACGGGTCGATGTCTTCGTCGTCGCTGGGGCACTCGGCCGATGCCACCAGGATGTCGTCTGCCGACtagtgagagagcgagagagagagcgactCAGCATTAGCTTGGAGCGCAAATGTGGCCTTGTTGGCACGGTGTCAACATGAACACGCAACGGCCGTGCCCCACTTTAACGCTCAGCACTTCGAACCCGCATTGATCTGTCCGCTCCTGTTGCCATGGATACGCCAATTTCAGGCTgctcctccaaaaaaaaacaaacattaaaacagATGCTGGGTGTGGTTTGAGTGAGCGACGAAGCGACGCAGCGTTAAACTCGCCGGGCGTGAGAATTTCGCCGCGCGTGTGGTCACGCCAGCGCTAAATTAAAATTGGATTGTGATGCATTGCAGTCGATGTTGGCCGGGATAAAAGCGAAAGAGGCGAGTGAGTGGCACGGCTGAACAACACATCTCGTCTTCTTCAAAAACACGCAGTCTCTTTCTTTGCAAGCTGTCAAGTGCTGGAAATATTtggatgaaaaacaaacaagcaaaagcCAAACCACTGAGCTTGCCTGTGCacgttggttttttttttgtctggtggCAGATGGGtttcaattttgtgaccccttCATGCCCTCTCtgagccccccccaccctcacccaaaacaaaacaccatgATGATCTGAAGCTCTCTCATCAAGAACGGAAAGCAAGCCGAGACAAAAGCAACTCAACGGCTTTTGTTGTTAGGTGAGACTAAAAGTTGAGCACacgtgcatttaaaaaaaaaaaaaaaaaaaaaaaagcgagctCTCTACCTGAGCGGTCGAACAATGCCAGCGACCATCCGAGCCTCCCTGACCAAGTTCACACATGGTcactccacttttttttttgattggttgccagccaaagTCACGCCGCCATCGCTCCCGTGGATGTGCAGCAGGAGGATAAACTCCAAGGAGCGCCTCCGACGCCacgaaaggagaaaagaaacgAGCTCTACTCGCGCAGATAGTGAGATAGGAAGCCGCAGCCAATCGCCGGCCGGGCTCGCTTTGGCagagtgggagggggggggggtgcgagAGGACAACGAGggggagggagaggaggaCGCAAATGAATCAATAATGAGGGAAAAATTTGAAAGTCTGAAAAGTGGGACCAATTTCTggcatttctatttatttcgTGACAAACTCCAAAGAAGGAAGCTTTGGGTAAAAGTGGCGCTGGTGTGCTCTAAGAGACGTGAACGCCAAACCTGTGTCTGTGAGCCTCGTGCATCCACACTGCAACAGGCGCCCCCCCTTCCGCTTTGCTCTTCCTCTCCTGTCATGCAT of Syngnathus acus chromosome 19, fSynAcu1.2, whole genome shotgun sequence contains these proteins:
- the fshr gene encoding follicle-stimulating hormone receptor; its protein translation is MTPRKNWIGMTFLMVMMMMVVMEMVVIAVQVQTTGWSERAVGSCHRVRTSDSDIPSGISADTQCLEVKRTQIGAIRGGAFSGLHNLRKVNIVDNSVLKTVADFAFSRLPRLADVFISENSALESIGAFAFSDLPELNELTIAKSKHLTYIHRDAFKDLVKLQRLIISNTGITTFPDFSKMRSAADLLLDLHDNIRVQEVPANAFNGVCTRAIREIRLTKNDIRTVARDAFNGTKMHRLSLKGNRQLSHIHPNAFAGSSELVSLDISQTALSSLPQAILGNLHSLIAESALGLKELPPQRAFGRMREARVTYPSHCCIFRHVHRNSSKDPLCSLPEAREHPAFLWDHCLEDYNATCSPAPDDFNPCEDIMTGVPLRALIWVVSVLALLGNILVLLVLLGSASKLTVPRFLMCHLAFADLCMGVYLLVIAAMDALTRGHYHNHAIDWQTSPGCGAAGFFTVFASELSVFTLTAITLERWHTITYALRLDRKFRLRHACAVMTAGWIFSCLAATVPTMGVSSYSKVSICLPMDVESVWSQVYVVSLLLLNMAAFACVCACYLSIYLAVRQPSGAPARADARVAQRMAVLVFTDFLCMAPISFFAVSAALKRPLITVSDAKLLLVLFYPINSCANPFLYAFFTRAFRRDLVLLAARFGLCKARAHGYRADSSSCQQPAWATPKSGPVNMCLTAAGCGDRRPYRIGHL